From the Leptospira sp. WS60.C2 genome, one window contains:
- the atpA gene encoding F0F1 ATP synthase subunit alpha, with the protein MKIKTDEVTSVLKQEIKNFKKDLQVEEVGTVLEVGDGIARVYGLTNVMSGELVEFQNGVRGQAFNLEENSVGVVIFGDYIKIEEGFTVKRVGKIFEVPVGPELLGRVLNPLGEVIDGKGPLNAKKTRPVESPAPGIAMRKSVHEPMQTGIKAIDAMIPIGRGQRELIIGDRGTGKTSIAIDTIINQKGKGVICVYVAIGQKASTVASTIEMLREKGALEYTIIVSANASEPAPMLYIAPYSGATMAEYFMYEEGKATLVVYDDLSKQAVAYRQMSLLLRRPPGREAYPGDVFYLHSRLLERAAKLDDKFGGGSMTALPIIETQEGEVSAYIPTNVISITDGQIYLQSNLFASGLRPAVDVGISVSRVGSAAQIKAMKKVAGTLKSDLAQFRDLEAFAQLGTELDPVTQAQLDRGYRVLEILKQPNNSPTPVEEQVISIFAVTKGFMDTIPTAKVREFETFLLKTMREQHAEILEEIRTAKEIKQEAALQKTIKSIVEHFLAKNN; encoded by the coding sequence GAAGTCGGAACAGTTCTCGAAGTCGGGGACGGGATTGCGAGAGTTTACGGACTCACAAACGTAATGTCAGGAGAGCTCGTTGAATTCCAAAACGGAGTTCGAGGCCAAGCCTTCAACTTAGAAGAAAATTCAGTTGGGGTTGTTATCTTTGGTGATTATATTAAAATCGAAGAAGGTTTCACCGTTAAACGTGTGGGAAAAATCTTCGAAGTTCCAGTGGGACCAGAACTTCTCGGTCGTGTGCTAAACCCACTCGGGGAAGTGATCGACGGAAAAGGACCTCTTAACGCGAAAAAAACAAGACCAGTTGAGTCTCCAGCTCCTGGAATCGCGATGAGAAAGTCAGTTCATGAACCAATGCAAACAGGGATCAAAGCAATTGACGCGATGATTCCAATTGGACGTGGACAAAGAGAGCTCATCATTGGTGACCGTGGAACAGGAAAAACTTCCATCGCGATCGACACCATCATCAACCAAAAAGGAAAAGGTGTGATCTGCGTTTACGTAGCGATTGGACAAAAAGCATCGACTGTTGCTTCCACCATCGAAATGTTACGCGAAAAAGGTGCTCTTGAGTATACAATCATCGTATCTGCAAACGCATCTGAGCCTGCTCCTATGTTATACATTGCACCTTACTCTGGTGCGACCATGGCTGAATACTTTATGTATGAAGAAGGGAAAGCAACTCTCGTTGTTTACGATGACCTTTCGAAACAAGCTGTAGCATATCGACAAATGTCACTTTTACTTCGCCGTCCACCAGGTCGTGAAGCATACCCAGGTGACGTATTCTACCTTCACTCTCGCCTCTTGGAAAGAGCAGCGAAACTAGATGATAAATTTGGTGGTGGGTCTATGACGGCACTTCCGATCATCGAAACACAAGAAGGGGAAGTATCAGCATACATTCCTACGAACGTAATTTCCATCACAGATGGTCAGATTTACCTCCAATCCAACCTCTTTGCATCGGGTCTTCGCCCTGCGGTGGATGTGGGAATTTCTGTATCGCGGGTTGGATCTGCAGCGCAAATCAAAGCGATGAAAAAAGTAGCGGGAACACTCAAGTCTGACCTTGCTCAGTTCCGTGACTTAGAAGCGTTTGCACAGTTAGGAACAGAACTAGACCCAGTGACACAAGCGCAGCTTGATCGTGGTTACCGAGTTCTTGAAATTCTCAAACAACCAAACAACTCACCAACTCCGGTAGAAGAACAAGTGATTTCGATCTTCGCTGTAACAAAAGGATTTATGGATACAATTCCTACTGCAAAAGTAAGAGAATTCGAAACCTTCCTTTTGAAAACAATGAGAGAGCAACACGCAGAAATTTTGGAAGAAATCAGAACTGCTAAAGAAATTAAACAAGAAGCTGCTCTGCAAAAAACAATCAAATCGATTGTTGAACATTTTCTAGCAAAGAATAACTAA